One genomic window of Elaeis guineensis isolate ETL-2024a chromosome 2, EG11, whole genome shotgun sequence includes the following:
- the LOC105041999 gene encoding uncharacterized protein: protein MIAYLTPFTIHSLLLLRISLHLQPLRLFLRREMKWKRKQAKHQQEEKEKKHSTSSFSISNILPLCWFSKLRNLSSKPKIPTAKPVRNAAGPPPPPSPRHRSASDHLSFSPAVLDRLVARFPTSFRDAGDAPRRRSIGEDDSLLARDRTSHSRGIARSARHNSVGELDFRPPPTSFTDSRPNLELAESQPLGHLIPFSRRSSRRWPRNLEPASESEKSETDPSRMRHRRLRRRRRRSKAGREGGGALEETEGLPARRTKPPPATDPDRTEENRWGGEARKSISGRMRPKVRVCSPRPSVASRAEMGRIKARRRAEAEEKKGLESFAVVKCSCDPQKDFRESMVEMIWEKRIGRPEELESLLACYLSLNSDEHHDVIVKVFRQVWFDLNPERFSSHRFND, encoded by the coding sequence ATGATCGCTTACTTAACACCTTTCACCATTCATTCTCTCCTGCTCCTCAGAATCTCGCTCCACCTGCAACCCTTACGCctctttctgaggagagagatgaaATGGAAAAGGAAGCAAGCCAAGCACCAGcaagaagagaaggagaagaagcacTCCACTTCCAGTTTTTCCATTTCCAACATCCTTCCACTTTGTTGGTTTTCCAAGCTCAGGAATTTGAGCTCCAAACCCAAAATCCCGACCGCCAAACCCGTGCGAAATGCGGCCGGACCGCCACCGCCGCCTTCTCCTCGCCACCGCTCCGCCTCCGACCATCTCTCCTTCTCACCCGCCGTTCTTGACCGGCTCGTCGCCCGATTCCCCACCTCCTTCCGCGACGCCGGCGACGCCCCTCGCCGCCGATCCATCGGAGAGGATGATAGCCTCCTCGCCCGAGACAGGACGAGTCACAGCCGAGGAATCGCCCGATCCGCCCGGCATAACTCGGTGGGCGAGCTCGACTTCAGGCCACCGCCTACTTCGTTCACCGACAGCCGGCCGAACTTGGAACTCGCCGAGTCGCAGCCGCTGGGCCACCTGATCCCCTTCTCGAGGAGGTCGTCCCGGCGATGGCCCCGGAATCTCGAGCCCGCCTCGGAGAGCGAGAAGTCCGAAACCGATCCCTCCCGGATGCGCCACCGCCGGTTGCGGCGGCGGAGGCGGAGGAGCAAGGCAGGAAGAGAAGGCGGTGGGGCTTTGGAGGAGACAGAAGGGCTTCCGGCGCGGAGAACGAAGCCGCCTCCGGCCACCGATCCCGATAGGACAGAGGAGAATCGCTGGGGCGGAGAAGCCCGCAAGTCCATCAGCGGAAGGATGCGGCCCAAGGTTAGGGTTTGTTCACCGCGGCCGTCGGTGGCATCGAGGGCGGAAATGGGAAGGATAAAAGCGCGGAGGAGAGCAGAGGCCGAGGAGAAGAAGGGGTTGGAGAGCTTCGCGGTGGTAAAGTGCTCGTGTGATCCGCAGAAGGATTTCAGGGAATCGATGGTGGAGATGATATGGGAGAAGAGGATCGGACGGCCGGAGGAGCTCGAGAGCCTGCTCGCGTGCTACCTGTCGCTCAACTCGGACGAGCACCATGACGTTATCGTAAAAGTTTTCCGGCAGGTCTGGTTCGACCTCAACCCGGAGCGGTTCAGCTCGCACCGCTTCAATGATTAA